CACTCAACCGCAGCCTGCATCAGGTTGGCTTGTTTCCCCACATTCCTCTTCAGCTCCTCCAGCGCATTTCTCAACTGTTGAAGCTCACTCAACCCGAGTTCATGGATGGGGGCTTCCCACCAGCATTGCCTTCGACCAGCTTCCCTTACTTCATCAAGTGCTTGGCCCTTCCTTTTCTCACCTTCCAACATCTCAAGAAGATTAGTTATTTGTGCATTAAGCTCAGGGATGTTAGCATTTGGATGAGCTTCGACAATGTCATAATGCACGCTGGAAGTGTTTCGAGTGAGAAACCGATGGACGGCGGAGTCGACATTAGGGTGGCCAAAAGAGAAGACCTTGCCTGCAGGGGAGAACACTATGATTGCGATATCAACTCCACAAAGGGTGCAGAGTTCACTAGCCTTTTTAAAAAGCCCCGCACGGCGTTTAGAGAAGGTTACTTGaagattatttttctttgctaTCTTTTTCATGGTGATCTTTTGGCGACCCTGGATTGCATTCTTCTGCACCATTTCGGAAAAGAGtattaaacaaaaatcaaagaaaaatatatgtaaaaaatgaaaacactgAATTGAAGTTGTTTAGGTTTGCGAGAAATGTATGGGATATTTATAGAGTTGTTCCatttatttcttgaattaaatCCAAGATTTGCAAGTTATCTGAAATTCGATTTTAGCTAGTCTTGAAGTAGAATTACAATGAAAAGCAATTATGTATTTGGTTGGCAAATGCTTTTGCAGCAAAATCTTAAGCATTTTTCATTATCATTTGTTCCCCCAACAATGACATGATCACAATCAAGACTTTAATTATCCGAAACCCCCTTTTTAAATGAATCCATTAATTGAGAAAAGGAtgatatttatagatttattaccATCAAAGTAAACTCTTGATTTGCTTTTAATCCCAGATCTTGGGAGTTAATCAAAATCCTGGCTTTCATTTGGACCTAATAACCTGTATATTGGTTGGCAGTGTGAGAGAGCTGAGGAAGTTAACAGTTGAGAGGCAGAgctccttttttatttattgatcaTAATTAGCCTTTAACAATATCATTAGGAAACCCTTTAATATAATAGATGGGAGATCTATTACATCAGTTTTCATCCAAATAGTAATCTAATACACTTTTTTcattaaaacctttttttttttttttggcaattCAACATTGGTTTATCTTTCACATTTTCAACTACCCAAGAGGCGCCACCCTAATCCAAATCCCTTCCTAGCAATTATTTGGAGTAGTGTTGTGTTTAGGAACCAAGGTGCATATGGTTTTGTAGATCATTTacttttgttaaaatgaaattattaaatatccGTGAAAAGTATAACTTATTCTAATTACAAAAGAGCATTTATGTAATTTTCTAATCGAATTAGTGACCGTGACACTAACTTAGCAAAACTCTTAAATAATAGCATAGACATTCctcttttcttataaaattattattatcattattataccAAATGTTTGAATTTGCTTTCAATAATAAGGCTGAAACCAGCATCTTTTGAAGAAGTGAGCATATATTACATAAAACTACTGCATTTGGGTAGGGGTACAGTACATTTCTCTTACCAATTACATATCCTAATGGCTAATACTTTGTAAGTCGGGCAAAGCCAAAAAAAAGGTAGGCTGGACTTTCacccttttaattaataatttaatttaacgcaaaatatttaatttcagttcttcaaaatattatagtttcCTTTTCCAAATAAAATGTTATCCTTTTACAATAGGTATAAAGTAATATCTCGTCTTTAATTTTgacaacatttttaaattagttcTCTAAAGTTAGTGTAGCACAATCTCAAAGTGTCGAGATTAAAATTGAGAAAACttctaaatctcaaaattaatatggataaaaaatttcatgagccaaaattaaaaaaaatctgagAACTAAATCTTGCGTTATCAATAatcaatttaacctttaaaattttgttctagattaattaaacaaataactaaaatttcttgaccaacaatatttaatcaaacattttaagAAACATAATTGGATAGAGTAATACTATAAACATTcgggaaataaaattttaacctcTTGACTTAGTGACAAGAATATTTGTGTTGTGGCATGAAAGTTTGGGTTCAATTCTTGGCATTTTCACTTTTATcctcaattataaaaaaatattgaagtaaaaggtaaaagtatcgtggaggcccttgtactagaagtttttttttaatgtccattttactctttaatctaatgtataataactaatttattcaaaataaaggagtcaaaatgcaatctgactcttaATATAAGACTTCATCGTACTTTTATCAAGTaggaataaaattattgaattttgaaaagaaaaagtacaagggctttttatatatatatatatatatatatatatatatatatatatatatattttggctCATATTTATTTGATCAAAGATGGGCTCACAGTAACAAGCAGAggcaaaattttaacattaacaAGATAGATGagatataataattttggggAACCTCTTTACCATCTGCATACATCAAACTCAGTAGCCAGCTCAAGATTGTGCTGTTGCTAAAGTTAGTTAAGTTAGATCAGATTTACACCTTTTTGCATGCCCCCTTTTATCTCCGTCCCCATCATCAATGTCCTGCCCTTGATTCGTGTTTTGTCACAAGATCATGTAGCATTGAAACAGTGAACCTGGTGTTTTATATTCATGCTTCAGTTGGTCTATAATGAACGTTTCATTTCCTCTTTATGAAGGCTAAACAATGGCAAGGTTGCTTCACCAGACTGCTGCTGCTTCTTCAGGGTTGAGATATTACCAATATCTGTCAGGGGCCAGCGTCTGCATGTCTGGGGCTTTCGTCTTCCATCCTTGGGATTAGGATCGTCTTCCTTCAACCGACACACAAGCACTCTCTTCTCTGTTTCATTTTGTGCTTCTAATTGATTGATTGGTGATGCAATTTGGGGCCTCACTGATTTTCTATCTCTGCCTTGCCTCAATCTCTCCATTTCCTGACGAAGCACATATATTTGTGCCTCTAACTCCTTAGCTTTGGCTTCCGATGACACAGCTCTCTGTCTCCATTCTTTCACCTAATCAAACCAaccattaaattattaagtacatatatatatatatatatagttccAGGGATTAAGTAGCTAACTATGAAATAAGTCTTACAGCAGATTGCAGGGATTGAATCTGACAGTCAGAATCAAGTGCTCGATCTTCCCAAAAATCACGAGATGCATGAAGTTCTTCCATCTCATCCCTTACCAGCCCCAACATGTCTTGCATCTGGGACCATTGTTCTGTCTCACCACGAATTTGCTCTACCACCCTCCCCACTATAGCCTTGCAATGTCCTGAACACACTCTTGTCTCATGCCCCATTTTCTCCTCCTGTATAACCCATTACAACtcttttgtttcattaaaatacaaaaacaaaaacgatTTTGCTTGTGTTGTTAAACACAGTGATGATCCAAGGAATTTACTTTGTTTGATTGCTGTaaagatgatgaagatgacAAATCAGAAGTGGAGAGCAGGGAACCATATTCCTCCTCCATGCTCTCTAGTAATCCATCCATCTTTCTTCTCAAACTCTCCACCTGCAAATTTGgttttttaagtgaaaaattCCCCATCCAATAAATTAACAGATAAGAGTTTGATTATTGTCTTACATTGCGGTTATGATGATTTGAAGTAGAAGCAAAGCTGCCACTCCCTTCATTGCTGATTTTGATTGACAAGCTTGCTTCAGCCATCTCTCGGATCTCTTTCACACATATTTCTTCATCAGATAATCCTCCAAACCCAAATTTCTGTAGCTGCCTTTGGAGTAAACATACATGCTTATCAAAGTTACTGCATTTTTTAACCTCTAACTCTTTCACACCTGTTCTCTTTTGCAGTTTCTCTATTTTCTCCACCAAATCATTGATCTGCTCCTCCAACAACACCAAGTTCACATCCTTCCCTTCACAAATGTTCTTTCTTCCCTGTAAACCAATTCCCAAACGCAATGTCATTGAATTGCTTGCTGAACAGTAAAAACAAAGGAAACATTATTATTCAATGCCTCATCTTACTTTAAACAAGTCAAAAAGCCAAATTTAACACTGTACATTTAGTCACCAAGCAAATGAAGACAAGCAACAACAAAAAGAGCACACAGtatcaaacaaaaacaataaataaatatgtgatCTGGATAAGAAATCAACAGTGACATGCCTACATCTGACATTCTGAGGTTCAGGTTAATTAAACGCAAATGTCTGTTTTCAATAAGCATCTTTCGTCTTCCCCCACATTCTATCAACAGCACCAACCTAACAAAAAATCCCCCCTGAAATCCCAGAACTTGTACTAGACAAGTTTTTTGTCTCTTGAACTTAATTACAGTCAGCTTTCCCTAGTTCGTTCCACGTGATTAGAAATCTAAAGAcctaactttatttcttctccTAAACtgataaatattttctcgaGAACCAAACAgacaatgatgatgatgatgatgatgatgatgataacgAAACacagagaaaaaagaagagagaaaagaaaccAACAGAAAGTAAAATTTCAAGGGCAGATTTCAGGGTCCGCTCCATATGAACTCTCCTTCTCTCCATTTTCTTAATGGCAATCTTTCTTTCCATCCTCAACAAGTTACATTCCGCTCTCAACATCTCAGCTTGGAACctccatttctcttcttcaaCAAAGACGACACTGTTATGAGTATTTGCTCTCTTCTCTTCCTCCTCCACTCTCCCTCTTCTCCTCTCCTCCTCACTCTCCCTTGGAGTCAGAAGCATCACTGGAACAGCCCCACTCGCAAAAGACCTCTCTTGATCAAACAATCTCTCCAGCACCCCTTTTCTGTCTTTCTGCCAAGTGGGTTGCTTCGAAGGACTGGGCTTTGGTGCTTTCCTTCTAGGGCGGCGTGGCAAATGAAGGATTCTTGGTGTTGGCTGCGCTGGAGGGTATTGCCATTTTGCTCTCCTTGTTATACTTGTTCCCATTGATGTCCTCTCCATGCAACAAAAACTCTTACTGCTTCTTCTTGCTTGGTTTTGAAACAGCTGAGCTCTCCTTTTACTATAAGTGGTGGCTTCAATGCCTTTACTGCCTACTCATATAATAActcttaaagttttttttttctcgagaggtgattttgaaaatttaagagCTTTTCTGTAATTGGGTACTCCGTTTTAGTTAGAGCCAGAGTTCTGTTAATGTGACTGTCTTCTTTATTTTGTCtgaaaacacaaataaaaaaaaaaaaaacagaagctGTTTTGTCCTTTTAAGAGGGTATTGGTTTTACATTAGGGAAAATGACAGTGTGGTATAGTAGACATAAATTTTTGGACttttttaacagaaatttgTGTAcccttttactaaatttttcaaagttgtatATTTAGCTAAAGtcattttaagtaaataatatcGAAAATATGTAAAACTAAATTCAAGTAATAATAGAAAGTAGatggaagaaataaaatataggtGGGGTAGGAGAAAGAATTGATTATAACTTAGGGGGGTTTagcaaaacaaccaaaaataaaatataattaatgagatttaaaattgaaattgcaaCGGTAAGTTTAGATTAGAGATAGGAAAACAAAACTGGTGTATGTTATAAGTTTGATTAGGTCTAGGTAATAATGACATGGAATATAAGATACagacaaaaaaatgaaaaacccaaacccaagacaaagtaaaatgaaaacaaaaccatttaaaaatcccttcttcttcttctttttaatttttattaaattcaaaaacgTATGCATGGTAGTGATATTGATGAAGGTGATCAACCTTAGGTTCAATAATTATGATCAAATTATTGGAgacatgttaaaaaaaaaaaaaaaagagagagagacaAAGAGAGCAGGCGTGCAACCTCGTTAAGAGGAAGGAACAGGAATTTTTCAAATGAAAGCTGTatgttgtttgtgtttgttGCTTCCTCTTTTGGTCCGGTGTTTGTGTTgatgttcttttctttttatgggAATCTGAGTCTCTCTCTCCCTCACCCATTGGTactttcttaatttcttttcattttcttaaccCAAACAAATCTAACCCTAATCCAGCCATTTTATTGCCAAGGCTACATGtgctttcaattttcaaattcttttttttttttgcttatttaacTCAACTCCAACCATCTtttatcattcaaattcaaattttattatgtgtaTTTATACATGTGacgattcaaattttattttagttttaaatctCATCCCATATATGCTCTATtcgaatatattttaattattactcaatttatttatacGCTGTATTTAAGTTTAGTTGTAGTTATACAAATGCATTAATTGTGTTattataatagttatatataatgaggaattttttattttcttttgcttatttaaatttcaaaataaatgtttaactTGCACGCTAATTAAGCAAATTAATAGTAGCGTACCATGAATTCATGCATCAAAGTgagttttctattttaatattttgaaccaaattgcatttatttttagatgattttaaaattgagtacCATTTTGTTTTAGTGACAATGGGGTAGATCTaacattcattttcttttgatagcttatttatttgattggttttgtttcttttaatatcACAACTaccttcattttctaaaacttgtTTAACTTTAGAGATgtctataaaatatatatatatgtataaactctattttcaattttatgtcGGTTGTTATGGAAGAATCGTAATCATTATGTTTTCTCTGAAGGCAACATTAGTATGCAAGATGTGTTGGATAATGGTTTGCCATGGGCAAGGGATTATGATACATCCAAGTCATTGGTGCTACAGTTGAGTCCTATGGTGACAATGTCTCGTTGGTCCCCACTAGAGAGTAGATGGTTCAAACTTAACACTGATGGGGCAATATCATTAACTAATCAACAGGTAGCAATTGGGGTTGTGTTTTAGAGATGCAGATGCGAACTAGATATGTGACTTTTCTATGAGAATGGGTAAGGATAATATTTTCAAAGTGGAAGGGAGAGCTGTGCTAGAGGGTTTGCATGTTGCATGGGGGAGAGGA
The window above is part of the Gossypium raimondii isolate GPD5lz chromosome 9, ASM2569854v1, whole genome shotgun sequence genome. Proteins encoded here:
- the LOC105799397 gene encoding uncharacterized protein LOC105799397 codes for the protein MERTSMGTSITRRAKWQYPPAQPTPRILHLPRRPRRKAPKPSPSKQPTWQKDRKGVLERLFDQERSFASGAVPVMLLTPRESEEERRRGRVEEEEKRANTHNSVVFVEEEKWRFQAEMLRAECNLLRMERKIAIKKMERRRVHMERTLKSALEILLSGRKNICEGKDVNLVLLEEQINDLVEKIEKLQKRTGVKELEVKKCSNFDKHVCLLQRQLQKFGFGGLSDEEICVKEIREMAEASLSIKISNEGSGSFASTSNHHNRNVESLRRKMDGLLESMEEEYGSLLSTSDLSSSSSLQQSNKEEKMGHETRVCSGHCKAIVGRVVEQIRGETEQWSQMQDMLGLVRDEMEELHASRDFWEDRALDSDCQIQSLQSAVKEWRQRAVSSEAKAKELEAQIYVLRQEMERLRQGRDRKSVRPQIASPINQLEAQNETEKRVLVCRLKEDDPNPKDGRRKPQTCRRWPLTDIGNISTLKKQQQSGEATLPLFSLHKEEMKRSL
- the LOC105797929 gene encoding agamous-like MADS-box protein AGL61, with amino-acid sequence MVQKNAIQGRQKITMKKIAKKNNLQVTFSKRRAGLFKKASELCTLCGVDIAIIVFSPAGKVFSFGHPNVDSAVHRFLTRNTSSVHYDIVEAHPNANIPELNAQITNLLEMLEGEKRKGQALDEVREAGRRQCWWEAPIHELGLSELQQLRNALEELKRNVGKQANLMQAAVECSNGWPFLKPNGVGISNFGTQGNETNASSSFTQMHKFGPDLYFDF